The following nucleotide sequence is from Cicer arietinum cultivar CDC Frontier isolate Library 1 chromosome 2, Cicar.CDCFrontier_v2.0, whole genome shotgun sequence.
GCAGATAATCCATATATAAAACTATTTGAACAATGTAAATCTTGTTGTAAGTTCACTTTGAGTGGAAAATACctcatataattatttttattcaaacaaGGGGCTAGGCCCAAATCTAATCATGTTTAAACACATTCTTAACACattcttaatattttataagcAATCTGAATCCTAGTTTATTTCTTACTCAAacgttaaaacataaaaatcaaCGACACAATGGTTAAGATGGAGATGTGGAACCACTATGGTAAGCTTGTTCAAAGTTCAAACAACAATGCATACAAATGATGACATGTATTTCAAGTGAAGTAATATTCTtttatgtttcaattttttaaaatttgatgttgatcggatttttatttatgatgaaaaacaatattattgtcTTATTGAGTTATGCTATTAAGTATTGATTCAAgtgatttttaataatttaattatacttATTGCAACAACTCTTCCAAATTTGAGGATAAATAGAAGCAATGATTGAATAATGAAGAGAAATATCACTcttgtgaaaaaaataaaaaacaaaataataatatgtaagtaattaattttcacttaattttatttaattaatggcGTTCATTATGAAATATATTGTTGAAAGTGTGTGTAATATTGATGACAAAGGAAATTGAAGGAAGGTTTGATCAATGTTTAgtctataataatatatttagattATATAGTTATTTTGACTTCTAaatatgttttcttttaaatggtttatgttagtattgttaataattgttataattatgttGAGAGTGACCAACtttagacattttatcattaattataaaCTTTAACTTATCcactaaatcaaattttatatccCTTGACTCCTAAATATGTGAGGTGGCATTACTGTAATtcatgaatatattaaaattgcaaaaatatcattgagtgtattttttatagattagtgaaaggaaaaaaaaaacaatgaaggtcatatatgtaaaatatatgtaaaatatactGATTAATAAAAGacacatttaattttattattgtaattttaatatatttaaagactATAACGATGATTCATtcgaataaaaatatttactctaTCGTTTATTAGTAGCAAAGAAAGAATATTTGTTAAGGTAGAAAGAATACTTGttagataatatatttttttctttcttatttgaATCTATATTGTTCTATTTATCTCAAGAATTAattcttcattttgttttattcaaacaatcatttttacttgatcaattaattttatagtttaattgaCATTGTGTTGTGTCAACACTTTTTGTAAGATATAAATTCTATGAGTGTTGATGTTGTGTGGTATTTGTGAAAATATATTTCTTGATAACTATTTgagaaatacaatttttatggTCTTAATATGGTGATTGGTCTTGTTCACAAGAGAACTAATACTATTTGCAATAAGTAATTTCAATTGGTTATGTTCTTCCTCTAACCTTTGTTTGGTATAAATATTAACTATTTTGTATGTTTTCTTACAAGTTTgtcttcaatttttataaacaatgaTGGATCAccacttttgtttttttatttctttaaatagTCTGAAGACAAAACtaatacatattaaatatatagaGAAGAGATATATGATTGTGTTTTTAGTACACATTCTTGCTCTTTTATTATAAAGAATGTGGatgaataatttatatatatatttatttaagtccAGATGAAGTGCTTTTTAAGCCTCGGAAACTTGATTAAAAAATGCTTCTAATAcacatatttttcatattataattgttttacaaTGGAGATGAGTGGCCTTGTGAGCTCCAATGTTTTATGAGATTTTATAATTGGAGTTTTTATGACTTCACGGTTGTCGAATGTCTCCTActattattgatattattaatttattaacaaataatttaaaaaaaaattaaatgataagtaaaattatttttatattttaaatattttattatgaggTATAAACCAAAAATTACTCattttatattagtatttaaaattttaacaaataattactcatattttatcaattttaaatgataaaattacaGTAATTTGACAATCTCACCATAAAATCCTACACTTTACTTTTATATTAATGAATTTgacttaatttattaaaatattataatttgaaagtgttttcaaattgaataatccaaattcaaatttatattttacatagTAAAAAGACTATATACGATTGAGATATATTTCTGATGGTTCAATTATTGGTATAAATTATAAGATggttttaattctttttagtATAAAATCTAACcatatttatcttaaaatatagaTAAAGTTGAAATCgcttcttttttaattttaattgaaaaaaaaaaaagaaaaaagaatcaaAGGCAGCCCTAACTCACACGAACCATATCATACATCACAGAGCTCCGCCGCACCGGCTAACTGATTCGCCGTTCCCGAAAGCGAAATGGACGAGAACGAATTAAGAAACGAAGTAGTAgtgaaagagaagaagaagaaagggaAACACGATAAACCAAAGCCATGGGACGATGATCCGAACATAGACCACTGGAAAGTCGAGAAATTCGATCCATCATGGAACGAAGGTGGAATGCTTGAAGTAAGTTCATTCTCAACTCTCTTTCCTCAGTATCGCGAAAAGTATCTTCAAGAAGCTTGGCCTCTCGTTAAATCTTCGCTCAAAGATTTCGGTATCTCTGCTGAACTCAATTTGGTatgtactatttttatttttatttttatttttcgaaCCCTAATTTTTTGATTTCACTTCAATTATAATAATgcttattttgtttgtttcttagGTTGAAGGTTCGATGACAGTTTCAACAACTAGAAAGACGAAGGATCCTTATATTATTGTTAAAGCTAGGGATCTTATCAGGCTTCTTTCTAGGAGTGTTCCTGCTCCTCAGGTTAGTCTTATTACTGTTTCAAGGATAGTCTATTATGTTATATGGTTAAATGCTTAAATATCTGTTTAGTCTATACTAATGTTGTTAAGTAGTAGCTGTAATAGTGCTGTAGTGTAGTAGAATTCGatcaaattttattgttatGCGGTATTGTTATTTAGTAGAAAAGTTAGTCAACTAGTTGTATGTATACTTAGCACTGTTGTGAAACCAAATTAGAACAAATCGTTATTTTTTGTGATCTGCGATTGACAACATTGGTCTTGATAAAGTATCATCTTATGCAGCTTAGTCCTTCAAATATCATCTTGGTAGTTATAGTAGTGCTATACTAGGACTGTTGTGTagcaaaatttaaacaaaccaCTATTTTCCGGTATATGCGATTGACAATGTTGGTCTACTAAATATATCATCTTATCCAAGCTTAGtccttcaaatattttatttgaggtTTAGTCTCTAATTTGCCTTCTTTGGGACTAAACGTAGATGAACTTTTTAACTAGATTGCCAAACTAGGGTTGAACagtgataaatttttttgtaaggATTAAACTTGATAAGAGATTATTTTATAggttaaaaacatttttaactttttattataaatcaTGTCCAATCATTTATGTGGGTGacttaaattttagttttgtttcttatttatgatatttataataGTTGGTTGATTTAGCTGTTTGTATGTTGATTGTGTTTCTCAGGCAATAAAAATACTTGACGATGAAATGCAATGCGACATCATTAAAATTAGTGGGATGGTTCGCAATAAGGTAACTCCAATGAGCTACcttaatgattttatttgactttattttctTGACTAGTGGGGTGGTTATGCAaatgtgtttttgtttttttgctaATCTGCTTATTCTTCGTGCTGGTTCTTACTTCTGTGTCATTCTATTCTCCTCCATGGATTTTTTGTGTAGTATCAATTTTAGAATATCAAACCTCTATCAGAATCTTATTTGGTTTGATTCTTAGTTCTTTGTGCTGGGCATGTTTGTTGTTCAGACACCATACTGGATAACAGTTGGAAAATAGTTCGGTAAAATCAGACTGAACATGCATGTTTAAGGTCAAAGTTATAAACAGGTCATGTTTATGTGTCTTTGTATGAACCACCAGATGCTTACCCCCAGATCACCATAGAAGTTGTGATTTGCTGCAATGGCAATTGCAATGAAGGAAATCATGTAGTAGCCGCCAGCTGCAACACAACAATGCTACAGTGCCACTGTTCCATACAATTTAGTACCATGAAGACAATGTTAGGATTTACACATGCCTGTAACCAGACTTGTGGACCAATAATTAATCAACCTAATTGACCTATTCTTCTGAGGCACCAAATTAATAAGAGTAAAATTTATAGTTGTAGTGAAATTCACTAAACAATACGATGACATGTTTCTTGATGAAGTACTGGAATccctaaaaaaattgtaacaaaaaGAACCATCAAACCCTACATGTTTTTCCTTCCATGCTGCAATCAGCTCTTTGGACTTCTTATTCTCCATATATGCTCATATAGATTTGGTATATAGCCTGatagttttcaaaaataaacATTTCAAAGAAATTAGTCTcatggtttgaagcttccattGATATTTGACTGCAGGAGCGATTCGTAAAAAGAAGACAGCATCTTGTGGGTCCCAATTCTTCTACCTTGAAGGTATGTTTGGTGTAGATTTGTTTTTTTAGCACTGGGGATTGACTTGGttgtctttttttattattacttggtACTGCATATGTCTGTTAACGTACGCAGTTAAGCTTTGTAACTCACTTTTCTGCAACTATAATGGTGCAGGCTCTTGAAATACTCTCAGGCTGCTACATTCTCGTTCAGGTAATTTTGATCGTTTCTTCAGACTCGCAGGACATTTACTTGCCCTAAGATTTGGCTTGAGTTCACATTGAGCTGACTCCTTTCTAATTTTGCTTGTAATTTCACAGGGAAACACAGTTTCTGTGATGGGTTCATTCAAAGGTTTGAAGCAAGTCAGACGGATTGTTGAGGAATGCATGTTGAATAAAATGCACCCTGTTTACAACATCAAGGTTTATAACTTTGTATTTTCTCCAGCTTATTTTATAGTATAGATTTCAGGCGTAGAAAATTTCTTATATCTTTTCACATTGTCAGGTTCTTATGATGAAGAAGGAACTTGAGAAAGATCCAGCACTCGCCGAAGAGAACTGGGATAGGTTTCTTCCAAAGTTCAACAAGTATGACTTTAATTATCTGATCATTTGTATATACAGAGTTTGCACCCTATGCTTCAGTTTCGTTGACGCTTCATTTCTTTTTTCAGGAAAAATGTTAAGAAAAAGAAGGCTAACTCTAAACAGAAGAAGCCTTATACACCTTTCCCTCCTCCTCAACAGCCCAGTAAGGTGAGGCAACCAATATCTCCTTCCAAGTTGGATTTCTTCCATTATTTTATGTAGAAGAGTCCCCTATTCTCATGCAGCCAGTCCTCCTCAACCAAAATGAATTGATAATAAAAGAGGGAGGTTGGATGGTCAGGATGATGACAAAGCttcacttatttatttattaaagtttaCTTGATTATATTTTTCCATGGTTCTCAACTACTCGATTGCCTTGTCTTCTCTTTAGTAGGAAACTAGACTGCACatcatgtttattttattattgttatttcaatttttttttgttgtgatGTTACTCTTCTCTTGCCATATTTGTTATACATATACTTTTCCTGGCTCTTTAAATAAGAATAAGAAGACCAATCTCAACCGTTTTCAACCCACAATCTTATATGCCTTTTATTTGGGGTGGGATGGGATGGGTTGTCATTTATATCAGCTTTCACTTGTGTTGTTTAGATCCAAGTTTTTTGACAGGCTATGCTCTTCTATCAGCTATTTTCTTCGTATATTTGTGAAATAAATTCTAAGATGTCCTTGCTAATTTATGTGATATTTCAGGTCGATATACAATTAGAAACTGGAGAATACTTTATGACTGAGAAAAAGAAATCGGCAAAGAAATGGCAAGAGAGGCAGGAAAAGCAGGCAGAAAAAACTGctgaaaacaaaagaaaacgAGAAGAGGCCTTTATCCCACCCAAGGTCTTCTGCTCTTTTCTCtacttttttacaaaaaataatgtcatGCATGTTACTTTATAATATTCATGTCATGTATATTGCTCTATAATTTCCTTGATGGTATTTCATCAAACTTCTATTTGCATTCGTTAGGAACATGCAAAGCCGGTGGATAACTCTGACGATGCTACTAATAATGTATCTGAAATGGCAATGTCCTTAAAGGTGCGAACTGCAAAGTTCTATCAGAATTTTATTTTGCATGACAATTTTTCTTATTACAAGTTTTTTATGCTTCAATGGACAATTATCTCACTCTTGAATCTAAAATGGTTGCTCCACAGAAAAAAGCCAAGAAGTTTGGGAAGCGCAAATcggaagaaaatataaatgcTGAGACATATATTATGGGGTCATCTGAACAACCATCAAAAAAGAAATCTAAGCAGCATAGGTCTTAACATAATCTTCATTCTATAGATGGAAGGTGTGCATGTGACGTGAATTCCATCCAGAAATTTTGATCCAATGACTGTAATGTAGCATGTATACTTCTGGTTTTCAAACGACTTATCCCTTTCAAAACTGTTGCCAGATACCTATAATAGATCCAATGGATTCTTGAGTTATGGACGAgctatatttaattcatttgctAAATTTGGAGCAGTATCAATTGGGTTAGATAAGAAGAAATGAACATTTTAATCTAGGTTGTTACATTTTTAGTTTACTTATGTTTTCAGTGAAACTAAGATGAATATATAATGAAAATCACTGATAAAAAAGTGGGACTTTAGTCTAGTTGCTAAACTCCAATGGTTTAATCTAgtggtaaaaataaagatatttgaTCCACTAGTTGTGGCATTCGGTCTGATAAGCTAGTTGTGGCATTCGGTCTGATTAGTTTCATttgagagaaataaataaaatctttttataAGTTTTCATTAAACTCTAAAGGTGTGTTTGGGGGAGTTCATTAAGCACTACAAAAGAATTGGCAATTTAGTTTTCCtctttataattttactaaccgtgcattttttttttcccattACATTTCGCCTTTGCATTCTCATTTCCTTTCTGTGCATATCCTTCTTTTCCTTAAATATGTGAAATTCTCATTCCCTTTCTGCATATCCTTCTTTTCTATTCCTTCTTTTCCCCAAAATATGTGAAATTGCTAATTCATTAGTGAATGGAAGAGAACAATCTACacctaaaaaattgaaatggacATTTTAGGTTTGGATTGTGTTGTTATTATTTCTCATTATAGCAGGTTGCTTTTTATCACAAAATGATAACTAGGATTAGAATGAAATGATACTTTTTAAATAGTCCATAACTTTTCAATCTATGATTGTAATGCGAAATTATAGCTCCATAACCTTTCAATAGAATGATTGTAATACATTTTTATAACTGCAAAATTCTAAACAAAACAATAGCTATAATGAT
It contains:
- the LOC101506816 gene encoding KRR1 small subunit processome component-like; amino-acid sequence: MDENELRNEVVVKEKKKKGKHDKPKPWDDDPNIDHWKVEKFDPSWNEGGMLEVSSFSTLFPQYREKYLQEAWPLVKSSLKDFGISAELNLVEGSMTVSTTRKTKDPYIIVKARDLIRLLSRSVPAPQAIKILDDEMQCDIIKISGMVRNKERFVKRRQHLVGPNSSTLKALEILSGCYILVQGNTVSVMGSFKGLKQVRRIVEECMLNKMHPVYNIKVLMMKKELEKDPALAEENWDRFLPKFNKKNVKKKKANSKQKKPYTPFPPPQQPSKVDIQLETGEYFMTEKKKSAKKWQERQEKQAEKTAENKRKREEAFIPPKEHAKPVDNSDDATNNVSEMAMSLKKKAKKFGKRKSEENINAETYIMGSSEQPSKKKSKQHRS